The Suricata suricatta isolate VVHF042 chromosome 4, meerkat_22Aug2017_6uvM2_HiC, whole genome shotgun sequence genome includes a region encoding these proteins:
- the TSC22D1 gene encoding TSC22 domain family protein 1 isoform X1 has product MHQPPESTAAAAAAAADISARKMAHPAMFPRRGSGSGSASALNAAGPGVGSNATSSEDFPPPSLLQPPPPAASSTSGPQPPPPQSLNLLSQAQLQAQPIAPGGTQMKKKSGFQITSVTPAQISASISSNNSIAEDTESYDDLDESHTEDLSSSEILDVSLSRATDLGEPERSSSEETLNNFQEAETPGAVSPNQPHLPQPHLPHLPQQNVVINGNAHPHHVHHHHHVHHGHHLHHGHHHPSHAGVASTSIPGGPPSSPVSRKLSAAGSSDSVIAAAPTSAVSSAGSPASVMTNIRAPSTTGSIGISSVTGTNTMNNVNITAVGSFNPSVTSSMLGNAAINVSNIPSAASVSVGPGVSSGVNVNILSGMGNGTISSSAVNSAPSAAAGVTAGSVSSQQQPAVNTSRFRVVKLDSSSEPFKKGRWTCTEFYEKENAIPAAEGVAINKVVETVKPNPAEVTSERESTSGSSVSSSVSTLSHYTESVGSGEMGAPTVVVQQQQQQPALQGMALQQMDFGSTGPQSISAVSIPQSISQSQITQVQLQSQELSYPQKQGLQPVPLQATISAATGIQPSPVSVVGVTSALGQQPSISSLAQPQLPYSQTVPPVQAPLPGAPPQQLQYGQQQPAVSTQMVPGHGQSVTQNPASEYVQQQPILQTAVSSGQPSSAGVGAGTTVIPTAQPQSIQLPVQPAAIQAQPVGASGQPVGQAQTAVSVVPTGSQIANIGQQANIPTAVQQPSTQVTPSVIQQGAPPSSQIVPPAQTAIIHQGVQTSASSLPQQLVIAPQSTLLTVPPQPQGVESVAQVVPQPLPAVSPLPSASSISVTNQVSSTGMPSAPTNLVPPQNIAQTPATQNGNLVQSVSQPPLIATNINLPLAQQIPLSSTQFSAQSLAQAIGSQIEDARRPAEPSLVGLPQTISGDSGGMSAVSDGSSSSLAAPASLFPLKVLPLTTPLVDGEDESSSGASVVAIDNKIEQAMDLVKSHLMYAVREEVEVLKEQIKELIEKNSQLEQENNLLKTLASPEQLAQFQAQLQTGSPPATTQPQGTTQPPAQPASQGSGPTA; this is encoded by the coding sequence ATGCACCAGCCGCCTGAGTCCACCGCCGCGGCGGCCGCGGCCGCTGCAGACATTAGTGCTAGGAAGATGGCGCACCCGGCAATGTTCCCTCGAAGGGGCAGCGGTAGTGGCAGCGCCTCTGCTCTCAATGCAGCAGGTCCCGGCGTTGGTAGTAATGCCACATCTTCTGAGGATTTTCCGCCTCCGTCGCTTCTCCAGCCGCCACCTCCTGCAGCATCTTCTACGTCGGGACCACAGCCTCCGCCTCCACAAAGCCTGAACCTCCTTTCTCAGGCTCAGCTGCAGGCACAGCCTATTGCGCCAGGAGGAACtcagatgaagaagaaaagtggCTTCCAGATAACTAGCGTTACCCCGGCTCAGATCTCCGCCAGCATCAGCTCTAACAACAGTATAGCAGAGGACACTGAGAGCTATGATGACCTGGATGAATCTCACACGGAAGATCTGTCTTCTTCCGAGATCCTTGATGTGTCACTTTCCAGGGCTACTGACTTAGGGGAGCCTGAACGCAGCTCCTCGGAAGAGACTCTAAATAACTTCCAGGAAGCTGAGACACCTGGGGCAGTCTCTCCCAACCAGCCCCACCTTCCTCAGCCTCATTTGCCTCACCTTCCACAACAGAATGTTGTGATCAATGGGAATGCTCATCCACACCAcgtccatcaccaccatcacgtTCATCATGGGCACCACCTCCACCATGGGCACCACCATCCATCCCATGCTGGTGTGGCCAGTACTTCCATCCCTGGAGGGCCACCCTCCAGTCCAGTATCCAGAAAACTCTCTGCAGCTGGAAGCTCTGACAGTGTTATAGCAGCTGCACCAACTTCTGCTGTATCATCGGCTGGCTCACCTGCATCTGTAATGACTAATATCCGTGCTCCAAGTACTACTGGCAGTATAGGTATAAGTTCTGTTACTGGCACTAATACGATGAATAATGTTAACATTACTGCTGTGGGTAGTTTTAATCCTAGTGTGACAAGCAGCATGcttggtaatgctgctataaatgtaAGCAATATTCCTAGTGCTGCTAGTGTGAGTGTTGGGCCTGGAGTGAGCAGCGGTGTTAATGTGAATATCTTGAGTGGCATGGGCAATGGTACGATATCTTCCTCCGCTGTTAACAGTGCCCCCAGTGCAGCTGCAGGGGTGACTGCGGGGTCAGTTTCCAGTCAGCAGCAACCAGCAGTTAACACCTCACGGTTCAGAGTTGTGAAGTTAGATTCTAGTTCTGAACCCTTTAAAAAAGGTAGATGGACTTGCACCGAgttctatgaaaaagaaaatgctataccTGCCGCAGAAGGTGTGGCGATAAATAAAGTGGTGGAAACTGTAAAACCGAACCCAGCAGAAGTGACTTCTGAGAGGGAGAGCACTAGTGGGAGTTCAGTGAGCAGTAGTGTCAGCACACTGAGTCACTACACGGAGAGTGTGGGAAGCGGAGAGATGGGAGCCCCTACTGTGGtggtgcagcagcagcagcagcaaccaGCGCTTCAAGGTATGGCTCTTCAGCAGATGGATTTCGGTAGCACTGGTCCCCAGAGTATTTCAGCAGTTAGCATACCACAGAGTATTTCTCAGTCACAGATCACGCAAGTACAATTACAGTCTCAAGAACTGAGCTATCCTCAAAAGCAAGGTCTTCAGCCAGTACCTCTACAAGCCACTATTAGTGCTGCAACTGGTATCCAGCCATCACCTGTTAGTGTGGTTGGTGTAACTTCAGCTTTAGGTCAGCAGCCTTCCATTTCCAGTTTGGCTCAACCCCAACTGCCGTATTCTCAGACGGTTCCTCCAGTGCAAGCTCCCCTTCCAGGGGCACCACCCCAACAGTTACAGTATGGACAACAGCAGCCGGCTGTTTCTACACAGATGGTCCCAGGCCACGGTCAATCCGTGACTCAGAATCCTGCCTCAGAGTACGTGCAGCAGCAGCCGATTCTTCAGACAGCAGTGTCCTCCGGACAGCCCAGTTCTGCAGGAGTGGGAGCAGGCACAACAGTGATACCTACGGCTCAGCCACAGAGTATCCAGCTGCCAGTGCAGCCCGCAGCAATCCAAGCACAACCTGTAGGGGCATCTGGCCAGCCTGTTGGCCAGGCTCAAACAGCAGTATCTGTTGTACCTACTGGCAGTCAGATTGCAAATATTGGTCAACAAGCAAACATACCTACTGCAGTGCAGCAGCCCTCTACCCAAGTCACACCTTCAGTTATTCAGCAAGGTGCTCCTCCATCTTCACAGATAGTTCCACCTGCTCAAACTGCGATTATTCATCAGGGAGTTCAAACTAGTGCTTCGAGCCTTCCTCAACAATTGGTCATTGCACCCCAGAGTACCTTGTTAACTGTGCCTCCCCAGCCACAAGGAGTAGAATCAGTAGCTCAAGTTGTTCCGCAGCCGTTGCCTGCAGTTAGTCCTTTGCCCTCTGCTAGTAGTATTTCTGTTACAAATCAGGTTAGTTCAACTGGAATGCCTTCTGCCCCAACAAACTTGGTTCCACCACAGAATATAGCACAAACCCCTGCCACTCAAAATGGTAATTTGGTTCAAAGTGTTAGTCAACCTCCCTTGATAGCAACTAACATAAATCTGCCTTTGGCACAACAGATACCACTAAGTTCTACTCAGTTCTCTGCACAATCATTAGCTCAGGCAATTGGAAGCCAAATCGAAGATGCCAGGCGCCCAGCGGAACCCTCCTTAGTTGGCTTACCTCAGACTATCAGTGGTGACAGTGGGGGAATGTCAGCAGTTTCAGATGGGAGTAGCAGCAGCCTAGCAGCCCCTGCTTCTCTTTTCCCGTTGAAGGTGCTACCGCTGACGACACCCCTGGTGGATGGCGAGGATGAGAG
- the TSC22D1 gene encoding TSC22 domain family protein 1 isoform X2, giving the protein MHQPPESTAAAAAAAADISARKMAHPAMFPRRGSGSGSASALNAAGPGVGSNATSSEDFPPPSLLQPPPPAASSTSGPQPPPPQSLNLLSQAQLQAQPIAPGGTQMKKKSGFQITSVTPAQISASISSNNSIAEDTESYDDLDESHTEDLSSSEILDVSLSRATDLGEPERSSSEETLNNFQEAETPGAVSPNQPHLPQPHLPHLPQQNVVINGNAHPHHVHHHHHVHHGHHLHHGHHHPSHAGVASTSIPGGPPSSPVSRKLSAAGSSDSVIAAAPTSAVSSAGSPASVMTNIRAPSTTGSIGISSVTGTNTMNNVNITAVGSFNPSVTSSMLGNAAINVSNIPSAASVSVGPGVSSGVNVNILSGMGNGTISSSAVNSAPSAAAGVTAGSVSSQQQPAVNTSRFRVVKLDSSSEPFKKGRWTCTEFYEKENAIPAAEGVAINKVVETVKPNPAEVTSERESTSGSSVSSSVSTLSHYTESVGSGEMGAPTVVVQQQQQQPALQGMALQQMDFGSTGPQSISAVSIPQSISQSQITQVQLQSQELSYPQKQGLQPVPLQATISAATGIQPSPVSVVGVTSALGQQPSISSLAQPQLPYSQTVPPVQAPLPGAPPQQLQYGQQQPAVSTQMVPGHGQSVTQNPASEYVQQQPILQTAVSSGQPSSAGVGAGTTVIPTAQPQSIQLPVQPAAIQAQPVGASGQPVGQAQTAVSVVPTGSQIANIGQQANIPTAVQQPSTQVTPSVIQQGAPPSSQIVPPAQTAIIHQGVQTSASSLPQQLVIAPQSTLLTVPPQPQGVESVAQVVPQPLPAVSPLPSASSISVTNQVSSTGMPSAPTNLVPPQNIAQTPATQNGNLVQSVSQPPLIATNINLPLAQQIPLSSTQFSAQSLAQAIGSQIEDARRPAEPSLVGLPQTISGDSGGMSAVSDGSSSSLAAPASLFPLKVLPLTTPLVDGEDESASLLPEVQGVILEPQIQPRPRRAFDVRGPLSPLNPWRQNIQLLERVGKDNKQISFNW; this is encoded by the coding sequence ATGCACCAGCCGCCTGAGTCCACCGCCGCGGCGGCCGCGGCCGCTGCAGACATTAGTGCTAGGAAGATGGCGCACCCGGCAATGTTCCCTCGAAGGGGCAGCGGTAGTGGCAGCGCCTCTGCTCTCAATGCAGCAGGTCCCGGCGTTGGTAGTAATGCCACATCTTCTGAGGATTTTCCGCCTCCGTCGCTTCTCCAGCCGCCACCTCCTGCAGCATCTTCTACGTCGGGACCACAGCCTCCGCCTCCACAAAGCCTGAACCTCCTTTCTCAGGCTCAGCTGCAGGCACAGCCTATTGCGCCAGGAGGAACtcagatgaagaagaaaagtggCTTCCAGATAACTAGCGTTACCCCGGCTCAGATCTCCGCCAGCATCAGCTCTAACAACAGTATAGCAGAGGACACTGAGAGCTATGATGACCTGGATGAATCTCACACGGAAGATCTGTCTTCTTCCGAGATCCTTGATGTGTCACTTTCCAGGGCTACTGACTTAGGGGAGCCTGAACGCAGCTCCTCGGAAGAGACTCTAAATAACTTCCAGGAAGCTGAGACACCTGGGGCAGTCTCTCCCAACCAGCCCCACCTTCCTCAGCCTCATTTGCCTCACCTTCCACAACAGAATGTTGTGATCAATGGGAATGCTCATCCACACCAcgtccatcaccaccatcacgtTCATCATGGGCACCACCTCCACCATGGGCACCACCATCCATCCCATGCTGGTGTGGCCAGTACTTCCATCCCTGGAGGGCCACCCTCCAGTCCAGTATCCAGAAAACTCTCTGCAGCTGGAAGCTCTGACAGTGTTATAGCAGCTGCACCAACTTCTGCTGTATCATCGGCTGGCTCACCTGCATCTGTAATGACTAATATCCGTGCTCCAAGTACTACTGGCAGTATAGGTATAAGTTCTGTTACTGGCACTAATACGATGAATAATGTTAACATTACTGCTGTGGGTAGTTTTAATCCTAGTGTGACAAGCAGCATGcttggtaatgctgctataaatgtaAGCAATATTCCTAGTGCTGCTAGTGTGAGTGTTGGGCCTGGAGTGAGCAGCGGTGTTAATGTGAATATCTTGAGTGGCATGGGCAATGGTACGATATCTTCCTCCGCTGTTAACAGTGCCCCCAGTGCAGCTGCAGGGGTGACTGCGGGGTCAGTTTCCAGTCAGCAGCAACCAGCAGTTAACACCTCACGGTTCAGAGTTGTGAAGTTAGATTCTAGTTCTGAACCCTTTAAAAAAGGTAGATGGACTTGCACCGAgttctatgaaaaagaaaatgctataccTGCCGCAGAAGGTGTGGCGATAAATAAAGTGGTGGAAACTGTAAAACCGAACCCAGCAGAAGTGACTTCTGAGAGGGAGAGCACTAGTGGGAGTTCAGTGAGCAGTAGTGTCAGCACACTGAGTCACTACACGGAGAGTGTGGGAAGCGGAGAGATGGGAGCCCCTACTGTGGtggtgcagcagcagcagcagcaaccaGCGCTTCAAGGTATGGCTCTTCAGCAGATGGATTTCGGTAGCACTGGTCCCCAGAGTATTTCAGCAGTTAGCATACCACAGAGTATTTCTCAGTCACAGATCACGCAAGTACAATTACAGTCTCAAGAACTGAGCTATCCTCAAAAGCAAGGTCTTCAGCCAGTACCTCTACAAGCCACTATTAGTGCTGCAACTGGTATCCAGCCATCACCTGTTAGTGTGGTTGGTGTAACTTCAGCTTTAGGTCAGCAGCCTTCCATTTCCAGTTTGGCTCAACCCCAACTGCCGTATTCTCAGACGGTTCCTCCAGTGCAAGCTCCCCTTCCAGGGGCACCACCCCAACAGTTACAGTATGGACAACAGCAGCCGGCTGTTTCTACACAGATGGTCCCAGGCCACGGTCAATCCGTGACTCAGAATCCTGCCTCAGAGTACGTGCAGCAGCAGCCGATTCTTCAGACAGCAGTGTCCTCCGGACAGCCCAGTTCTGCAGGAGTGGGAGCAGGCACAACAGTGATACCTACGGCTCAGCCACAGAGTATCCAGCTGCCAGTGCAGCCCGCAGCAATCCAAGCACAACCTGTAGGGGCATCTGGCCAGCCTGTTGGCCAGGCTCAAACAGCAGTATCTGTTGTACCTACTGGCAGTCAGATTGCAAATATTGGTCAACAAGCAAACATACCTACTGCAGTGCAGCAGCCCTCTACCCAAGTCACACCTTCAGTTATTCAGCAAGGTGCTCCTCCATCTTCACAGATAGTTCCACCTGCTCAAACTGCGATTATTCATCAGGGAGTTCAAACTAGTGCTTCGAGCCTTCCTCAACAATTGGTCATTGCACCCCAGAGTACCTTGTTAACTGTGCCTCCCCAGCCACAAGGAGTAGAATCAGTAGCTCAAGTTGTTCCGCAGCCGTTGCCTGCAGTTAGTCCTTTGCCCTCTGCTAGTAGTATTTCTGTTACAAATCAGGTTAGTTCAACTGGAATGCCTTCTGCCCCAACAAACTTGGTTCCACCACAGAATATAGCACAAACCCCTGCCACTCAAAATGGTAATTTGGTTCAAAGTGTTAGTCAACCTCCCTTGATAGCAACTAACATAAATCTGCCTTTGGCACAACAGATACCACTAAGTTCTACTCAGTTCTCTGCACAATCATTAGCTCAGGCAATTGGAAGCCAAATCGAAGATGCCAGGCGCCCAGCGGAACCCTCCTTAGTTGGCTTACCTCAGACTATCAGTGGTGACAGTGGGGGAATGTCAGCAGTTTCAGATGGGAGTAGCAGCAGCCTAGCAGCCCCTGCTTCTCTTTTCCCGTTGAAGGTGCTACCGCTGACGACACCCCTGGTGGATGGCGAGGATGAGAG
- the TSC22D1 gene encoding TSC22 domain family protein 1 isoform X3 yields the protein MHQPPESTAAAAAAAADISARKMAHPAMFPRRGSGSGSASALNAAGPGVGSNATSSEDFPPPSLLQPPPPAASSTSGPQPPPPQSLNLLSQAQLQAQPIAPGGTQMKKKSGFQITSVTPAQISASISSNNSIAEDTESYDDLDESHTEDLSSSEILDVSLSRATDLGEPERSSSEETLNNFQEAETPGAVSPNQPHLPQPHLPHLPQQNVVINGNAHPHHVHHHHHVHHGHHLHHGHHHPSHAGVASTSIPGGPPSSPVSRKLSAAGSSDSVIAAAPTSAVSSAGSPASVMTNIRAPSTTGSIGISSVTGTNTMNNVNITAVGSFNPSVTSSMLGNAAINVSNIPSAASVSVGPGVSSGVNVNILSGMGNGTISSSAVNSAPSAAAGVTAGSVSSQQQPAVNTSRFRVVKLDSSSEPFKKGRWTCTEFYEKENAIPAAEGVAINKVVETVKPNPAEVTSERESTSGSSVSSSVSTLSHYTESVGSGEMGAPTVVVQQQQQQPALQGMALQQMDFGSTGPQSISAVSIPQSISQSQITQVQLQSQELSYPQKQGLQPVPLQATISAATGIQPSPVSVVGVTSALGQQPSISSLAQPQLPYSQTVPPVQAPLPGAPPQQLQYGQQQPAVSTQMVPGHGQSVTQNPASEYVQQQPILQTAVSSGQPSSAGVGAGTTVIPTAQPQSIQLPVQPAAIQAQPVGASGQPVGQAQTAVSVVPTGSQIANIGQQANIPTAVQQPSTQVTPSVIQQGAPPSSQIVPPAQTAIIHQGVQTSASSLPQQLVIAPQSTLLTVPPQPQGVESVAQVVPQPLPAVSPLPSASSISVTNQVSSTGMPSAPTNLVPPQNIAQTPATQNGNLVQSVSQPPLIATNINLPLAQQIPLSSTQFSAQSLAQAIGSQIEDARRPAEPSLVGLPQTISGDSGGMSAVSDGSSSSLAAPASLFPLKVLPLTTPLVDGEDESSLFQCFSPTRGARSDPRTTDTAKTTESF from the coding sequence ATGCACCAGCCGCCTGAGTCCACCGCCGCGGCGGCCGCGGCCGCTGCAGACATTAGTGCTAGGAAGATGGCGCACCCGGCAATGTTCCCTCGAAGGGGCAGCGGTAGTGGCAGCGCCTCTGCTCTCAATGCAGCAGGTCCCGGCGTTGGTAGTAATGCCACATCTTCTGAGGATTTTCCGCCTCCGTCGCTTCTCCAGCCGCCACCTCCTGCAGCATCTTCTACGTCGGGACCACAGCCTCCGCCTCCACAAAGCCTGAACCTCCTTTCTCAGGCTCAGCTGCAGGCACAGCCTATTGCGCCAGGAGGAACtcagatgaagaagaaaagtggCTTCCAGATAACTAGCGTTACCCCGGCTCAGATCTCCGCCAGCATCAGCTCTAACAACAGTATAGCAGAGGACACTGAGAGCTATGATGACCTGGATGAATCTCACACGGAAGATCTGTCTTCTTCCGAGATCCTTGATGTGTCACTTTCCAGGGCTACTGACTTAGGGGAGCCTGAACGCAGCTCCTCGGAAGAGACTCTAAATAACTTCCAGGAAGCTGAGACACCTGGGGCAGTCTCTCCCAACCAGCCCCACCTTCCTCAGCCTCATTTGCCTCACCTTCCACAACAGAATGTTGTGATCAATGGGAATGCTCATCCACACCAcgtccatcaccaccatcacgtTCATCATGGGCACCACCTCCACCATGGGCACCACCATCCATCCCATGCTGGTGTGGCCAGTACTTCCATCCCTGGAGGGCCACCCTCCAGTCCAGTATCCAGAAAACTCTCTGCAGCTGGAAGCTCTGACAGTGTTATAGCAGCTGCACCAACTTCTGCTGTATCATCGGCTGGCTCACCTGCATCTGTAATGACTAATATCCGTGCTCCAAGTACTACTGGCAGTATAGGTATAAGTTCTGTTACTGGCACTAATACGATGAATAATGTTAACATTACTGCTGTGGGTAGTTTTAATCCTAGTGTGACAAGCAGCATGcttggtaatgctgctataaatgtaAGCAATATTCCTAGTGCTGCTAGTGTGAGTGTTGGGCCTGGAGTGAGCAGCGGTGTTAATGTGAATATCTTGAGTGGCATGGGCAATGGTACGATATCTTCCTCCGCTGTTAACAGTGCCCCCAGTGCAGCTGCAGGGGTGACTGCGGGGTCAGTTTCCAGTCAGCAGCAACCAGCAGTTAACACCTCACGGTTCAGAGTTGTGAAGTTAGATTCTAGTTCTGAACCCTTTAAAAAAGGTAGATGGACTTGCACCGAgttctatgaaaaagaaaatgctataccTGCCGCAGAAGGTGTGGCGATAAATAAAGTGGTGGAAACTGTAAAACCGAACCCAGCAGAAGTGACTTCTGAGAGGGAGAGCACTAGTGGGAGTTCAGTGAGCAGTAGTGTCAGCACACTGAGTCACTACACGGAGAGTGTGGGAAGCGGAGAGATGGGAGCCCCTACTGTGGtggtgcagcagcagcagcagcaaccaGCGCTTCAAGGTATGGCTCTTCAGCAGATGGATTTCGGTAGCACTGGTCCCCAGAGTATTTCAGCAGTTAGCATACCACAGAGTATTTCTCAGTCACAGATCACGCAAGTACAATTACAGTCTCAAGAACTGAGCTATCCTCAAAAGCAAGGTCTTCAGCCAGTACCTCTACAAGCCACTATTAGTGCTGCAACTGGTATCCAGCCATCACCTGTTAGTGTGGTTGGTGTAACTTCAGCTTTAGGTCAGCAGCCTTCCATTTCCAGTTTGGCTCAACCCCAACTGCCGTATTCTCAGACGGTTCCTCCAGTGCAAGCTCCCCTTCCAGGGGCACCACCCCAACAGTTACAGTATGGACAACAGCAGCCGGCTGTTTCTACACAGATGGTCCCAGGCCACGGTCAATCCGTGACTCAGAATCCTGCCTCAGAGTACGTGCAGCAGCAGCCGATTCTTCAGACAGCAGTGTCCTCCGGACAGCCCAGTTCTGCAGGAGTGGGAGCAGGCACAACAGTGATACCTACGGCTCAGCCACAGAGTATCCAGCTGCCAGTGCAGCCCGCAGCAATCCAAGCACAACCTGTAGGGGCATCTGGCCAGCCTGTTGGCCAGGCTCAAACAGCAGTATCTGTTGTACCTACTGGCAGTCAGATTGCAAATATTGGTCAACAAGCAAACATACCTACTGCAGTGCAGCAGCCCTCTACCCAAGTCACACCTTCAGTTATTCAGCAAGGTGCTCCTCCATCTTCACAGATAGTTCCACCTGCTCAAACTGCGATTATTCATCAGGGAGTTCAAACTAGTGCTTCGAGCCTTCCTCAACAATTGGTCATTGCACCCCAGAGTACCTTGTTAACTGTGCCTCCCCAGCCACAAGGAGTAGAATCAGTAGCTCAAGTTGTTCCGCAGCCGTTGCCTGCAGTTAGTCCTTTGCCCTCTGCTAGTAGTATTTCTGTTACAAATCAGGTTAGTTCAACTGGAATGCCTTCTGCCCCAACAAACTTGGTTCCACCACAGAATATAGCACAAACCCCTGCCACTCAAAATGGTAATTTGGTTCAAAGTGTTAGTCAACCTCCCTTGATAGCAACTAACATAAATCTGCCTTTGGCACAACAGATACCACTAAGTTCTACTCAGTTCTCTGCACAATCATTAGCTCAGGCAATTGGAAGCCAAATCGAAGATGCCAGGCGCCCAGCGGAACCCTCCTTAGTTGGCTTACCTCAGACTATCAGTGGTGACAGTGGGGGAATGTCAGCAGTTTCAGATGGGAGTAGCAGCAGCCTAGCAGCCCCTGCTTCTCTTTTCCCGTTGAAGGTGCTACCGCTGACGACACCCCTGGTGGATGGCGAGGATGAGAG